From Myxococcales bacterium, a single genomic window includes:
- a CDS encoding acetyl-CoA C-acetyltransferase produces MKKLAKEIWIVAAKRTPFGALSGSLKDVSAIDLAVHAAKAAVAQSGIAAKDFDHVIVGNVQQTSSDAIYGARHVGLKAGLPIEVPGLTVNRLCGSGFQAVVNAAEQILLGEAKAVLAGGTENMSQAPHVMWGLRDGAKFGKPPKLVDSLWESLTDSYCQMPMAVTAENLAVKYGITRDMADACALSSQKRWAAAQESGGFADELAPMEITQGRKTLNVDRDEHARPQTTLETLAKLPPVFKKDGVVTAGNASGICDGAAMLVVVDAEWAKAQGLSPLAKLVQWGVAGVEPTLMGIGPAPAIRSALERAGIGIGDVDLFDVNEAFAPQFLAVQKELGLPEDKTNVNGGAIALGHPLGASGARITANLIYTLKKRGKRIAVGSACIGGGQGIAVVLESAS; encoded by the coding sequence ATGAAGAAGCTCGCGAAGGAGATCTGGATCGTTGCCGCGAAACGCACGCCGTTCGGCGCCCTGTCCGGGAGTCTGAAGGACGTGAGCGCCATCGATCTGGCCGTGCACGCGGCCAAAGCTGCGGTTGCCCAGAGCGGCATCGCTGCCAAAGACTTCGACCACGTGATCGTGGGCAACGTGCAACAGACGAGCTCCGACGCCATCTACGGCGCACGCCACGTGGGGCTCAAGGCGGGACTGCCCATCGAGGTCCCCGGGCTCACCGTCAATCGCCTGTGTGGCTCCGGTTTTCAAGCGGTCGTGAACGCGGCCGAGCAGATCCTTCTCGGAGAGGCGAAGGCGGTGCTCGCGGGCGGCACGGAGAACATGAGTCAGGCTCCGCACGTGATGTGGGGGCTCAGGGACGGAGCGAAGTTCGGCAAGCCGCCGAAGCTCGTCGACTCGCTGTGGGAGTCGTTGACCGACAGCTATTGCCAGATGCCGATGGCGGTGACGGCGGAGAACCTGGCCGTCAAATATGGCATCACCCGCGACATGGCCGACGCCTGCGCGCTGTCGTCGCAAAAGCGCTGGGCGGCCGCGCAGGAGTCCGGCGGTTTTGCGGACGAGCTCGCGCCGATGGAGATCACCCAGGGGCGTAAGACGCTCAACGTGGATCGCGACGAACACGCCCGCCCGCAGACGACGCTCGAGACCCTGGCCAAACTGCCACCGGTTTTCAAGAAAGACGGCGTCGTCACCGCGGGCAACGCCAGCGGCATCTGCGACGGCGCGGCCATGTTGGTGGTGGTCGACGCGGAGTGGGCCAAAGCCCAGGGGCTGTCACCGCTGGCGAAGCTCGTGCAGTGGGGTGTGGCGGGCGTCGAGCCGACCTTGATGGGCATCGGGCCTGCCCCGGCAATCCGGAGCGCCCTCGAGCGTGCCGGCATTGGCATTGGCGACGTGGACCTGTTCGACGTGAACGAGGCTTTTGCACCGCAGTTCCTGGCGGTTCAAAAGGAACTCGGGTTGCCGGAGGACAAAACGAACGTCAACGGCGGAGCGATTGCGCTCGGCCACCCACTCGGCGCGTCGGGGGCCCGCATCACCGCCAACCTGATCTACACCCTCAAGAAGCGCGGCAAGCGCATCGCGGTGGGGTCGGCGTGCATTGGTGGCGGTCAGGGCATCGCGGTCGTGCTCGAGAGCGCAAGCTGA
- a CDS encoding glycerophosphodiester phosphodiesterase family protein encodes MNAVVVTLLGCLLCVGCGSSSSEEPSGSGGAGGDGGSASSPAPSSFDCSASAPPARTNPLPVACATDRSCKEHLVSGHRSAGGELGVLAPENTLSAIRAAVVIGSDFIETDPRPTSDGVLINLHDPELDRTTNGSGNASEHTFAEIQALGIDGSKFAGDYSCDRVPSIEEVLTLAKGRIHVLLDANKTDRVDLLVKAIHDTDTLEWAIFDTDDSNKIQEALALEPKLFTMIRVSDAAEIDAELALFSAHPPVIVELHDGADPKLLAPKLHAQGHRVLVDVFGVDLAAKFTNDPQSYAPVFDNGADIAQTDRPELVVRFLDR; translated from the coding sequence GTGAACGCCGTCGTCGTCACGCTGCTCGGTTGCCTGCTGTGTGTGGGGTGCGGCTCGTCGTCGTCCGAGGAGCCTTCCGGATCCGGCGGTGCCGGTGGTGATGGCGGAAGTGCTTCGTCGCCGGCGCCCTCCAGCTTCGACTGCAGCGCGAGCGCTCCGCCGGCGCGCACGAACCCGCTGCCGGTCGCGTGTGCGACGGACCGTAGCTGCAAAGAGCATCTGGTCTCGGGGCACCGCAGCGCCGGGGGTGAGCTCGGGGTGCTCGCCCCGGAGAACACACTCTCGGCAATCCGCGCTGCAGTGGTGATCGGCAGTGACTTCATCGAGACCGATCCCCGCCCCACCTCCGATGGCGTGCTGATCAACTTGCATGATCCGGAGCTCGACCGCACCACCAACGGCAGCGGAAACGCGAGCGAGCACACGTTCGCCGAAATCCAGGCGCTCGGCATCGACGGTTCCAAGTTCGCCGGTGACTACTCCTGTGATCGGGTGCCCAGTATCGAAGAGGTGCTGACCCTGGCGAAGGGCAGGATCCATGTGCTCCTGGATGCGAACAAGACCGACCGCGTCGATCTGCTCGTCAAGGCCATACACGACACGGACACGCTCGAGTGGGCGATTTTCGACACCGACGACAGCAACAAGATCCAGGAGGCACTGGCCCTCGAGCCGAAGTTGTTCACGATGATCCGCGTCAGTGACGCCGCAGAGATCGACGCCGAGCTTGCGCTCTTCAGCGCCCACCCGCCGGTGATCGTCGAGCTGCACGACGGCGCAGATCCCAAGCTCCTGGCACCGAAGCTTCACGCCCAAGGCCACCGCGTCCTCGTCGACGTCTTCGGCGTCGACTTGGCGGCAAAGTTCACGAACGACCCCCAGAGCTACGCCCCCGTCTTCGACAACGGCGCCGACATTGCGCAGACCGATCGTCCAGAGCTGGTCGTGAGATTTCTCGACCGCTGA
- a CDS encoding dienelactone hydrolase family protein, whose product MPTALVAVAALACASAVTRSAAAQAAAPQLIVPLDGRDETEPAPDELLSPDEGADGTPVERADQPWCFDGEGIEALTPTVCHYSPKPPESAPDTLVIFLHGVTKFGTTWQWNGQRGLARAAKARGFEVITPRGRLGAGSKKFADHWNWPSSAEGQKALESEVLAEWKAAQQTLEKRNGRAFARVYVWGFSAGAYYSASLALRGRLDVAGYAIFAGGGAPKGVERWAKGTRPKPPIYVGYGHKDRARRDPARLGRALKAMGWKSLVVGRPNVGHSMTDAQVREAWAFLGGGKLPKGNANATARPSDGASSAKPVKPGRGSASTRQSKPSKPSKASKTSHRPKPPKSARSKKQSRK is encoded by the coding sequence TTGCCCACCGCGCTCGTCGCGGTCGCCGCCCTCGCGTGCGCATCTGCGGTCACGCGCAGCGCGGCCGCCCAGGCCGCCGCTCCCCAGCTCATCGTTCCGCTCGACGGTCGGGACGAGACGGAGCCGGCACCGGACGAGTTGCTGAGCCCCGATGAGGGGGCCGATGGCACGCCGGTCGAGCGCGCGGACCAGCCCTGGTGTTTCGACGGGGAGGGCATCGAGGCGCTCACCCCGACCGTCTGTCACTACTCACCAAAGCCACCCGAGAGCGCGCCCGACACCCTGGTGATCTTCCTGCACGGAGTCACCAAGTTCGGAACGACCTGGCAGTGGAATGGGCAGCGCGGCCTCGCGCGTGCAGCGAAAGCCCGAGGCTTCGAGGTCATCACACCACGGGGCCGCCTCGGCGCCGGCTCGAAGAAGTTCGCCGACCACTGGAACTGGCCCTCTTCGGCCGAAGGTCAGAAGGCGCTGGAGTCGGAGGTGTTGGCCGAATGGAAGGCAGCCCAGCAGACGCTGGAAAAGCGCAACGGCCGAGCCTTTGCTCGAGTTTACGTGTGGGGTTTCTCCGCCGGCGCTTACTACTCCGCGTCACTCGCGCTGCGCGGTCGGCTCGACGTAGCGGGCTACGCGATCTTCGCGGGAGGTGGCGCGCCCAAGGGAGTCGAGCGCTGGGCCAAAGGCACACGCCCCAAACCCCCGATCTATGTGGGGTACGGTCACAAGGATCGCGCCCGACGTGATCCGGCACGCTTGGGCCGCGCTCTCAAGGCGATGGGATGGAAGAGCCTGGTCGTGGGTCGCCCCAACGTCGGCCACTCGATGACGGACGCACAGGTGCGCGAGGCGTGGGCCTTTCTCGGTGGAGGCAAACTGCCGAAAGGGAATGCCAACGCAACTGCCCGGCCGAGCGACGGAGCTTCGAGCGCGAAGCCGGTCAAACCCGGGCGGGGATCAGCCTCGACAAGACAGTCCAAGCCGTCCAAGCCGTCCAAGGCATCGAAGACATCACACCGACCCAAGCCTCCGAAGAGCGCGCGCTCCAAGAAGCAGTCACGCAAGTGA
- a CDS encoding Crp/Fnr family transcriptional regulator, giving the protein MSVAPSALRKIPLFANITDEHLAQLVSACKTRRIEPNEVLFRAGSVADRFQILTSGEISLREGEAERFRLKPIAPVGELGALVQLERKTTAVAATSGELLELPVKDLMQFFEDHGDVAFPFHYNLLRVVAEKIRRDVRRVEEMRKNLITTQKAMKRMRDALLDGDDTPLNKLLFDELETLIEQNKKGHYLVTPAEALQTSVRLDDGVIVTIKAMSKDWLHLPKTGAAPKDGADWSGVLLLPEREIAVSGTVVSSADDGLHIRLDMLIDDYNRAVEDHLTRLQMLDFVL; this is encoded by the coding sequence ATGTCCGTCGCTCCGTCCGCGCTGCGCAAGATCCCCCTGTTCGCCAACATCACCGACGAGCACCTCGCCCAGCTCGTCTCGGCCTGCAAAACTCGGCGAATCGAACCGAACGAGGTGCTGTTCCGTGCGGGCTCGGTCGCCGACCGTTTCCAGATCCTGACCAGCGGCGAAATCTCCCTGCGTGAAGGTGAAGCGGAGCGCTTCCGCCTCAAACCCATCGCCCCGGTCGGCGAGCTCGGCGCGCTCGTGCAGCTCGAGCGCAAGACCACCGCCGTCGCGGCCACATCCGGGGAGCTGCTGGAGCTTCCGGTCAAAGACCTGATGCAGTTCTTCGAGGACCACGGCGACGTGGCCTTCCCGTTCCACTACAACCTGCTCCGGGTCGTTGCAGAGAAGATCAGGCGGGACGTGCGGCGTGTGGAGGAGATGCGCAAGAACCTGATCACCACGCAGAAGGCCATGAAGCGCATGCGCGACGCGCTGCTCGATGGCGACGACACGCCGCTGAACAAACTGCTCTTCGACGAGCTCGAGACGCTGATCGAGCAGAACAAGAAGGGCCACTACTTGGTGACGCCAGCCGAGGCGCTGCAGACGTCGGTGCGCCTCGACGATGGCGTGATCGTGACGATCAAGGCCATGAGCAAAGACTGGCTCCACCTACCAAAGACCGGTGCGGCCCCGAAGGACGGCGCCGACTGGAGCGGTGTGCTGTTGTTGCCCGAGCGTGAGATCGCCGTGAGCGGAACTGTCGTCAGCAGCGCTGACGACGGTCTACACATCCGCTTGGACATGTTGA